GGCGAGACCGCATCACCGATCCGGAGCATCGCTTCCTCATGGCCCTCCTGCTCAATGTTCGGGATCGTCGCGCACTGCTCGAGCTGGTTGCGCAGCGCCATCCGAAAGAAGATCCGGTGACCCGTGTGATGGGCTGGCTCGACGCCCTGACGCGGGTGCGCGTCTTCGGTTCGCCGGAGCCGAACGTTCTCGGGGTGGAGAAGCTGGGGGCGGTCGAGATGGCCGTGCTCGAGGGGCTTCTGCGCGGTGTTGACGTGGGTGAGGTCGGCGCGCGTCTTGCCGGCCAGGGGCTCCTGCGCGGGAGCGATCCACATGAAGCTGCCGTGCGCTTGCGCGCGATGCCGCTCTTCCGGGCGATTCTCTGAGGGCCACCCTGGCCTGCACGGCGGTTTCACGAACCTTTTTCGCGCTTCACGGGCGTTCCAGGATCCTTTCAATGCCGGCGGATAGCATGCAGTCAGAGGGTTGCGCGCAGGCGACCCGACGAAGCAGAGCAGGAAGCAGGCATTCGCTATGTACAGCACAGGCATCCAGGGTTCGATGTTTCTCGGAGTCGAGTCGCGCCACGCGCTGTGCGCAGGCTTCCAGGAGATCTCTGCCGACCCGCGGGCTTCGCTCGACCGCATCTCCATCCAGGGCTTCAGCGAGTCGGTCGCATCGCGGAACCCACACTTCGTCGCCGTACTCGAGGAGCGCGTGGTGTCGCTGCTGGCGTGACGCGTCAGCGTGCGCCGCACCGCGCCCAGACACGACCGTCGACCCACCCGCCCGCAGAGGGGCCCGGGTTCGTGAAGTTGACGGGACCGCTCGCCCTTATGTAGAATAGGCGTCTCAGGCAGTCGACCCAGAAGCCAGAGACACGAAGCGGCAACGGGGGTCGTGTCGCGGGGCAGCCTGTCCCGCCCGCCAAGCGTAGAAGGAGTAGCTCCATTGTTCGAAGTTCGCGATCTGACTCGAAACACGCCGGTGCGCGGCGTCATCCGCCGTATTCTCGAACAGGTGAAGGCGCCCATCTCTTGCCACGAGCTCACCGTGCACGTTCTCGAGGCCTGGCAGCGGTCGTTTCCGCCCAACCCCTATTCTGACCCCTGTCTCGTCTACAAGCTCGCCGCCTCGTTCCCAGACGTTGAGCTCAGCTACGACGACCTCGACGACATCCCGATGCTCACCGATTTCGGGCCTGACCCCATTCTCATCAAGCCGGACCTGGGCCCGGAAGAGCTCAACCGCGCCATCGATCAGGTGAAGCTGATCAAGCTCTCGCTGAAGAAGGAAGCCTAGCGCCCCCACACGGTCGATGTGCAGAACGAGCCGAGAGGCTCGTTCTTTTGTTTCCGTCGCCCCCGATTCGGGGCGGAGGTGTTTCTGCGCGGGGGGGGGGTTGACGTGTACGTGCGAACACTATATACTCAACGAGCGGCGTAGACGTGTGAAAGGCGGCGCCAGACCTGTCGACGTACCGTCTCTCCCTCTTCTGGTGCCGATTTCAGCCTGAACCGCGGCAGGAGAACCGGGTGAGAGGTAGAATGCGATTCACGTAAGGTGTCGCACCGTGAGTACACGTGAACACGTGTACGAGTCGCCCTGGCAGCGACAAGATCGACGGCGGTTGAGCTGCCTGTCGAGGCGCAGATGAGCCCAGCGCGCGGGTGCCAAGAGATGAGACACGATCCGGTCACGATAACGCACAACCAGAAAGGGGCCCCTATGGACAAGCAAAAAGCCTTGGAGCTGGCCATCAGCCAGATCGAGAAGCAGTTCGGCAACGGCGCCATCATGAAGCTCGGCGAGGCCCGTGCCAAGCTCAACGTGGGCATCATCCCCACTGGCGCGCTCACCCTCGACATCGCGCTTGGAACGGGGGGGCTGCCGCGGGGACGCATCGTCGAGATCTATGGCCCTGAGTCCAGTGGCAAGACCACCCTCGCGCTGCAGGCTGTGGCAGAGGTGCAGAAGCTCGATGGTGTGGCCGCATTCATCGACGTGGAGCACGCGCTCGATCCGGTGTACGCCAAAAGCCTGGGCGTCGACATCGACAATCTCTACGTCTCTCAGCCGGACACGGGTGAGCAGGCCCTCGAGATCGTGGAGTCGCTGGTGCGCAGCAATGCCGTCGACATCATCGTCATCGACTCGGTGGCTGCACTGGTTCCGCGCGCTGAGATCGAGGGAGAGATGGGCGATTCGCACGTGGGGCTGCAGGCGCGCCTGATGTCCCAGGCCCTGCGAAAGCTCACGGCCATCGTCAGCAAGGCCCGCAGCTGCGTCGTCTTCATCAACCAGCTCCGCGAGAAGGTCGGCGTCATGTTCGGCAACCCCGAAGTCACCCCGGGCGGTCGCGCGCTCAAGTTCTACAGCTCGGTGCGCATCGAGGTGCGCAAAGGCGAGGCCCTCAAGGTGGGAGCTGACATCATCGGCAACCGCGTTAAGGCAAAGGTGGTCAAGAACAAGCTGGCTCCGCCTTTCCGACAGGCCGAGTTCGACATCATCTTCGGAAAGGGTGTGTCACGCATCGGGGCGCTTCTCGATGTGGCCGTCGATGCGGGCATCGTCTCGAAGAGCGGCACCTGGTTCACCTACGAATCACACAAGCTGGGCCATGGCCGCGAGAACGCGCGTACCTTCCTCGAGGAGCACAGCGACATCGCAGCAGACATCGAGCGTCTCGTGCGCAAAGCGCAGGGAATCGACCCTGCCGAGACGCCGCTGGTGTCTATTGATGCCTGATCGAGGGCCGTGGCGATCGGTCGAGGCCCTTCGCGCAAGCGGAGCGGCCTCGACCGTCGGTCTCGAGACGGGAACAGAGAGCCCGGTGGAACGAGCCGTGGTGCAAGTCCCCGTCGGCAGAGCGCTGCCAGATGACGAGACGGTCAGCAAGCTGATCGTGGCAGCCTACGATCATCTCGGCCGGCGAGGACACTCCCGCGGCGAGCTGGGGGCCAGGCTTCGCAGGCTGGGCGGCACGCCCGCGTCTGTCGAAGCCGCGCTCGACTGGCTCACAGCGCGGGGGTTGCTCGATGATCGTCGCTATGCAGAGGAAGCGGCGCGTGTCGGGGCAGAGGGCAAGCGCTGGGGGCGTCACAAGCTCCGACAGTGGCTGCAGCAGCGAGGTGTCTCGGCAGAGGTGGCCGACGAGGCGGTGTCTGGGCTCTCGGCAGAGGGTGAGAAAGAGCGAGCCGCGTCTCTGGCGGCCCAGCAACGGGCGCGGGGAAAGCGACCCGAACAGATCTTTCGCTTCCTGGTCAGCCGAGGGTACTCGTCGGGTCTGGCAAGATCCGCCGCGCTGAGCGATGCAGACGACGAGATGGCCCACGACGAGTCGGTGTGATCGACGTTGAATGGCGCTGCGCGCCTCAGCCTGGGGGAGACGGTCGGTCGAACTGAACCTGCGGCGCAGAGGCTGAAGGTGCGACGTGTAGGCCTCTGAGGGGCAGATGCAGAAGCACACGCGCATGAGCGTTGACATGCACTCCCATACAACCGCATCTGATGGCACATTCCGGCCCAGGCGTCTTGTGAAGCGCGCCGTGAAGAACGGGGTGCGGGTCCTGGCCATCACCGATCACGATACGACAGCGGGGCTGAGCGAGGCACTCGAGGAAGCGCAGCGCTGGAGCATCGACATCATTCCGGCCATCGAGATCAACACCGAGTTCCACGATACCGAAGCCCACATCCTCGGCTATTTCATCGATGTGGAGAACGTGCCGCTGCAGCAGCGGCTGCTCGAGATCCGCGATCGTCGCCGCACCCGCGTTGCGCGCATGCTCGAGCAGCTTCGTGCCCACGGGGTCGAGCTCACCGAGGAAGACGTGGTCCGGCACGGCAAGGGCGACTCGCTCGGTCGCCCACACGTTGCCCAGGCGCTCGTTGCGCGAAGGTATGCCAGCAGTGTCCCTGACGCCTTCGACCGCTGGATTGGCCGCGACCGGCCCGGATACGTGGGGCGCGAGTCCTTGAGCGCGCCGGAAGCCATTGCCCTCATCCGAGGCGCGGGGGGCGTTCCCGTGATCGCGCATCCGCTGTACCTGCGGTCAGACGCGCTCGTCGAAGAGCTCATCGAGGCGGGGCTGGGCGGCATCGAGGCCGTGTATCCCACGCACTCTCCGGCGCAGCGCGAGCACTTCGCCGCACTCGCCAAGGCCCATGGGCTGGGCGTCACGGGGGGATCTGATTTCCACGGTCCCCAGATCAAGAAGATCGACGTGGGAGAGATCTCGTTCTCGCTCACCGATCTGCGGGCGTTCTGCCTGCAGGTGGGCCAGGAGCCGCCTCGTCTTGCGCGAGGGTGAGTCGATGAGGGCCTGGCCCCCCCTCACCTTGAAGATCGTGGAAGATGCGCTTCGCGGCGCCTCGTCGCGCTCTGCCGAGGCCGGCGGCGAGACGTGGCGCTGCCCGGAGAACCTGTTCGGGTCGTGCTCGCGTCTCATCCAGGAAGGGGGAGGGCGGCTGCTGACCTTGTCCGCATCCAGCGATGAGGCAGAAGAGCTGCTCCTCACCTACACATTTGAGCTCGGCGCGGCACGCACGTTCACGGTCAGCGTCTC
The Pseudomonadota bacterium genome window above contains:
- a CDS encoding PHP domain-containing protein, with translation MQKHTRMSVDMHSHTTASDGTFRPRRLVKRAVKNGVRVLAITDHDTTAGLSEALEEAQRWSIDIIPAIEINTEFHDTEAHILGYFIDVENVPLQQRLLEIRDRRRTRVARMLEQLRAHGVELTEEDVVRHGKGDSLGRPHVAQALVARRYASSVPDAFDRWIGRDRPGYVGRESLSAPEAIALIRGAGGVPVIAHPLYLRSDALVEELIEAGLGGIEAVYPTHSPAQREHFAALAKAHGLGVTGGSDFHGPQIKKIDVGEISFSLTDLRAFCLQVGQEPPRLARG
- a CDS encoding regulatory protein RecX encodes the protein MAARTRVPSSRSTATSQQTSSVSCAKRRESTLPRRRWCLLMPDRGPWRSVEALRASGAASTVGLETGTESPVERAVVQVPVGRALPDDETVSKLIVAAYDHLGRRGHSRGELGARLRRLGGTPASVEAALDWLTARGLLDDRRYAEEAARVGAEGKRWGRHKLRQWLQQRGVSAEVADEAVSGLSAEGEKERAASLAAQQRARGKRPEQIFRFLVSRGYSSGLARSAALSDADDEMAHDESV
- the recA gene encoding recombinase RecA, with the translated sequence MDKQKALELAISQIEKQFGNGAIMKLGEARAKLNVGIIPTGALTLDIALGTGGLPRGRIVEIYGPESSGKTTLALQAVAEVQKLDGVAAFIDVEHALDPVYAKSLGVDIDNLYVSQPDTGEQALEIVESLVRSNAVDIIVIDSVAALVPRAEIEGEMGDSHVGLQARLMSQALRKLTAIVSKARSCVVFINQLREKVGVMFGNPEVTPGGRALKFYSSVRIEVRKGEALKVGADIIGNRVKAKVVKNKLAPPFRQAEFDIIFGKGVSRIGALLDVAVDAGIVSKSGTWFTYESHKLGHGRENARTFLEEHSDIAADIERLVRKAQGIDPAETPLVSIDA